The Salvelinus namaycush isolate Seneca chromosome 16, SaNama_1.0, whole genome shotgun sequence genome has a segment encoding these proteins:
- the LOC120060738 gene encoding nucleolar protein 4-like, whose amino-acid sequence MSDPTWISADHGPASDLSPPNRRERMHSPQNAHIKEEDDDSSSESGSGNGMHTMTLLSAGGAAPGSERCMEGTPYRKVVNGNRPPAPLDFSTTSSSSSSEDQQAPVNLSETRLPGSALMGPFQLDPPDELRRKYPVKPLAHAAELRLDKDSIRDYGNKSPQYSSGSYDSLKMETCAEDLTVTRGVAVADDDDDDDHDDSDKINDTEGKDPERLKAFNMFVRLFVDENLDRMVPISKQPKEKIQAIIESCSRQFPEFELRARKRIRTYLKSCRRMKKNGMETRPTPPHLTSAMAENILAAACESETRKAAKRMRLDVYQAHEEQIALDKPSSREPASLAHSAYSLAASAYSQDQLYINGGLNYSYRGYGGLGASMQHPVSLTTATAQSNGPTDLSMKSLVSNSSSASSNSHGRSGGGGGSGASAQLSPTEITAVRQLIAGYRESAAFLLRSADELETLILQQN is encoded by the exons ATGACTCATCCTCGGAGAGCGGCAGCGGGAACGGCATGCACACCATGACCCTTCTGTCTGCGGGCGGGGCGGCCCCGGGGTCTGAGAGGTGCATGGAGGGAACCCCGTACAGGAAGGTGGTAAACGGCAACAGGCCCCCGGCCCCGCTGGACTTCAGCACCACCTCCTCGTCCTCATCGTCCGAGGACCAACAGGCTCCAGTCAACCTGAGTGAGACCAGGCTGCCTGGGTCGGCCCTGATGGGCCCCTTCCAGCTCGACCCCCCAGACGAGCTGCGCAGGAAGTACCCCGTCAAGCCTCTCGCCCATGCCGCTGAGCTGCGCCTGGACAAAGACTCGATCAGGGACTATGGCAACAAG tctcCTCAGTACAGCTCAGGAAGCTACGACTCATTGAAGATGGAGACATGTGCCGAGGACCTGACCGTGACCAGAGGCGTGGCGGTGGCAGACGACGATGACGACGATGATCACGACGACAGTGACAAGATCAACGACACCGAGGGCAAGGACCCCGAGAGACTAAAGGCCTTCAAC ATGTTTGTGCGTCTGTTTGTGGATGAGAACCTGGACCGCATGGTGCCCATCTCCAAGCAGCCCAAGGAGAAGATCCAGGCCATCATCGAGTCGTGTAGCCGCCAGTTCCCAGAGTTCGAGCTGCGCGCTCGCAAGCGCATCCGCACCTACCTCAAATCCTGCCGCCGAATGAAGAAGAACGGCATGGAG ACACGACCCAccccacctcacctcacctcagcCATGGCTGAGAACATCCTGGCAGCCGCCTGCGAGAGCGAGACACGCAAGGCTGCCAAGAGGATGCGGCTGGATGTCTACCAGGCACAT GAGGAGCAGATAGCACTTGACAAGCCCAGTTCTCGCGAGCCAGCCTCCCTGGCCCACTCTGCCTACTCCCTGGCTGCCTCAGCCTACTCCCAGGACCAGCTCTACATCAACGGTGGGCTCAACTACAGTTACCGTGGTTACGGGGGCCTAGGAGCAAGCATGCAACACCCTGTCTCCTTGACAACCGCCACTGCTCAGAGCAACG GCCCTACTGACCTCAGCATGAAGTCCCTGGTGTCCAACTCGTCATCGGCCAGCTCCAACAGCCACGGGCGGAGCGGTGGTGGCGGAGGGAGCGGGGCCTCGGCACAGCTCAGCCCCACGGAGATCACAGCCGTGCGTCAGCTCATCGCCGGCTACCGCGAGTCAGCCGCCTTCCTGCTCCGCTCGGCCGACGAGCTAGAGACCCTGATCCTGCAGCAGAACTGA